The following coding sequences lie in one Pseudomonas svalbardensis genomic window:
- a CDS encoding type IV pilin protein, whose product MRRSNRGFTLIEIMIVIAIIGIVITIGYPSLTEYVKKGRRTEVAGLLSEQAQILERFYSQNNVYTNAAGLSPGNDFYTITQTLTDQTFLLTAVRKSGKAMATDKCGDFTITNTGVRSMVNAQSGLVTKDCWGR is encoded by the coding sequence ATGCGCAGATCCAACCGAGGTTTTACCCTGATCGAGATCATGATCGTGATTGCGATCATCGGGATCGTCATCACCATTGGCTACCCGAGCCTCACCGAGTACGTAAAAAAGGGCCGTCGAACTGAAGTGGCCGGGCTGCTCTCCGAGCAGGCGCAGATCCTCGAGCGTTTTTATTCGCAGAACAATGTTTACACCAACGCCGCCGGCCTGAGCCCAGGCAATGACTTTTACACCATTACCCAGACACTGACCGATCAGACCTTCCTGCTGACGGCCGTGCGCAAGTCTGGCAAAGCCATGGCAACTGACAAGTGTGGGGATTTCACTATCACCAACACCGGTGTCAGAAGCATGGTCAATGCGCAGTCCGGGCTCGTCACTAAAGATTGCTGGGGTCGCTGA
- a CDS encoding PP0621 family protein — translation MLRLLFWIALIAAAVWFWRKFKGQASVPKSSAELEAAPMVRCAHCGVHLPRDRALSLQQQWYCSQAHLEQGPGSSDR, via the coding sequence ATGCTTCGTTTACTGTTCTGGATCGCCCTGATTGCCGCTGCGGTATGGTTCTGGCGCAAGTTCAAGGGCCAGGCTTCCGTGCCCAAGTCCTCTGCCGAGCTGGAAGCGGCCCCCATGGTCCGCTGCGCCCATTGCGGCGTACACCTGCCACGCGACCGCGCGCTGAGCCTTCAACAACAGTGGTATTGCAGCCAGGCTCATCTTGAGCAAGGCCCGGGCTCCAGTGATCGCTGA
- the thiO gene encoding glycine oxidase ThiO — translation MTRQQQVVIVGGGVIGLLTAFNLASEVQNVVLLDRSNVGRESSWAGGGIVSPLYPWRYSPAVTALAHWSQDFYPQLGERLFAATGVDPEVHTTGLYWLDLDDEAEALAWAERENRPLRAVDISAAHDAVPVLGSGFSRAIYMADVANVRNPRLVKSLKAALLALPNVTIHEQCEVSGFIREGATVVGVQTSAGAIHGDQVVLTAGAWSGDLLKLLGLDLPVEPVKGQMILYKCASDFLPSMVLAKGRYAIPRRDGHILIGSTLEHQGFDKTPTESALESLKASAVELIPALADAEVVGHWAGLRPGSPEGIPYIGRVPGFEGLWLNCGHYRNGLVLAPASCQLFADVMLGREPIIDPAPYAPAGRI, via the coding sequence ATGACCAGGCAACAGCAAGTGGTGATTGTCGGCGGCGGCGTGATTGGCCTGCTGACAGCGTTCAATCTCGCGTCCGAAGTGCAAAACGTTGTGCTGCTGGATCGCTCGAACGTCGGTCGGGAGTCGTCCTGGGCGGGCGGCGGCATCGTCTCGCCGCTCTACCCATGGCGCTACAGCCCGGCGGTCACCGCGTTGGCGCATTGGTCCCAGGATTTTTATCCACAGCTGGGCGAGCGACTATTTGCCGCCACCGGTGTCGATCCCGAAGTGCATACCACCGGGTTGTACTGGCTGGATCTGGATGATGAGGCCGAGGCGCTGGCATGGGCCGAGCGGGAAAACCGTCCGTTGCGGGCTGTGGATATCTCGGCGGCTCACGACGCGGTGCCGGTGCTGGGGAGCGGTTTTTCCCGGGCGATCTACATGGCCGATGTGGCCAATGTGCGTAATCCGCGGCTGGTGAAGTCCCTCAAGGCTGCGTTGCTGGCGCTGCCGAACGTGACGATTCATGAGCAGTGTGAAGTCAGCGGGTTTATCCGTGAAGGCGCTACGGTGGTCGGGGTGCAGACCTCGGCGGGAGCGATTCATGGCGATCAGGTGGTGCTGACCGCGGGTGCCTGGAGCGGTGATTTACTTAAACTCCTGGGCTTGGACCTGCCGGTAGAGCCGGTGAAAGGGCAGATGATTCTCTACAAATGCGCATCGGATTTCCTGCCGAGCATGGTTCTGGCCAAGGGGCGTTATGCGATTCCTCGGCGCGATGGGCACATTCTGATCGGCAGTACGCTGGAGCATCAAGGCTTCGACAAGACGCCGACCGAATCTGCCCTGGAGAGCCTGAAGGCGTCAGCGGTGGAGTTGATTCCTGCACTGGCGGATGCCGAGGTCGTCGGCCACTGGGCCGGGTTGCGACCGGGCTCACCGGAAGGCATTCCCTACATCGGTCGGGTGCCAGGGTTCGAAGGGCTTTGGCTCAATTGCGGGCATTACCGTAATGGCTTGGTGCTGGCGCCAGCGTCGTGTCAGTTGTTTGCGGATGTGATGCTGGGGCGTGAGCCGATCATTGATCCGGCGCCGTATGCACCGGCTGGACGTATTTAA
- a CDS encoding pilus assembly protein translates to MRNIEARTGWRHRLLQLFCGAALSLYLAAPTYAFTPSDSPLLSAAVAPNVMLLLDDSGSMNNIIWAAGFDPTVARTPVTICLSNGTCKKGRELDMTDTNIALSSLTRGTCLKDWYGFYNNSSSGLDSLCLKLPDPVGSEDTRYTANYLSYLISLANNSDRDFTDGSIPNDYRMNVARNVSKMLVASNRALRIGLSTFNLAVGNHKNDGGYIARSVSDMSAVSGTVTQAQANINYNALIDVIDELSAKANTPLAEAYYEITRYFRGMAPYNNSTPNTYTSPIQYRCQKNYGVVITDGLPTYDRTFPTNDPLGGSRLPNWDGISNNDGASLSGDDEGDTLYLDDIAKFAFDIDMRTTGTDVAGKNWDAVDFPKQNMNTYTVGFAIANQMLSDAATYGQGKYYQATDSAGLNSALSSALGDITSKAGSGGGGVTSGTILASGSSYFQTSYDPKDWRGTIKSYGFTSAGAVNTTSVLWTTDTAIVPGATAPTYQSWNTLTNAAVTLAYASFSPAQQTSLSQSLPIGITGSDLVEWSKGTNKVGLKVRSVLLGDIINSPLALASPTDKTASDLSGDTTYSTYLATKAATMNASLVVNANDGFVNVINAANGTRRYAFMPSSVLPSLRYIADPTYINGVSHKFLVDGQVGVFDAQLNSAWKTLALGGTGAGGRTFYALQLFDASAGNVTKALWEISAPATANSANVFNDLGYAYARPEVARLADGRWAAFISNGYGSNSGVAALYVVDIRDGTLIKKIVVDGAETTNGLSSVKLRVNSQNVVQAAYGGDLKGRLWKFDLSATAPESWDLAFSRKPLFTTAGGITQPITAQPLLADNSLGGKEVFFGTGKFNETADKTNKDLQAFYAVWDAEGGSGQITTSSLQAQAVTGVFSGSSGQFITTSQNDVTYPAKKGWYLPLVYNNVLTGEQVINQASLVAGRIVFTTASVDTTDPCASFGTGKLVELDAFSGKMLNYAVLDTNGDGLVDIKDSISSGVIFTGGIPTLNAIVNNASRKIVNDSSGGISSLVEKPGSGGSRRIMWRQIQ, encoded by the coding sequence ATGCGAAATATTGAGGCGCGCACAGGTTGGCGCCATCGGTTGTTGCAGTTGTTCTGCGGCGCGGCGTTGAGCCTTTATCTGGCAGCGCCGACTTACGCCTTCACGCCCTCGGATTCGCCGCTGTTGAGCGCCGCCGTGGCACCCAATGTGATGCTGTTACTCGATGACTCGGGGAGTATGAACAACATTATCTGGGCGGCAGGCTTTGACCCGACGGTCGCGCGCACCCCGGTGACTATTTGCCTCTCCAATGGTACGTGCAAGAAAGGCCGCGAGCTTGATATGACCGATACCAATATTGCTTTGTCGAGTTTAACTCGAGGAACATGTTTGAAAGATTGGTACGGTTTTTATAACAACAGTTCTTCCGGTCTGGATTCGCTTTGCCTCAAGCTTCCCGATCCGGTGGGGAGCGAGGACACGCGGTATACGGCAAATTACTTGTCCTATCTGATAAGTCTGGCCAACAATTCAGATCGGGATTTCACTGATGGCTCGATCCCCAATGATTACCGGATGAACGTGGCGCGCAACGTTTCCAAGATGTTGGTGGCCAGCAACCGCGCGCTGCGCATCGGCCTGTCGACGTTCAATCTGGCGGTCGGCAACCACAAGAATGACGGCGGTTACATTGCCCGTTCGGTCAGTGATATGTCGGCGGTCAGCGGCACCGTGACCCAGGCTCAGGCCAATATCAACTACAACGCACTGATCGACGTGATCGATGAACTGAGCGCGAAAGCCAATACACCGCTGGCAGAAGCCTATTACGAAATCACCCGCTATTTCCGTGGCATGGCGCCATACAACAACTCGACGCCCAACACCTATACCAGTCCGATTCAGTACCGTTGCCAGAAAAATTACGGGGTGGTGATTACCGATGGTCTGCCGACCTACGACCGAACCTTTCCGACCAACGATCCGCTGGGTGGCAGCCGGTTACCGAACTGGGACGGGATCAGCAATAACGATGGCGCCAGCCTCTCCGGCGACGATGAGGGCGACACCCTGTACCTGGATGACATCGCCAAGTTCGCCTTCGACATCGACATGCGCACGACCGGCACTGATGTTGCGGGTAAAAACTGGGACGCAGTGGATTTTCCCAAACAGAACATGAACACCTACACCGTGGGGTTCGCCATCGCGAACCAGATGTTGTCGGACGCTGCGACTTACGGGCAGGGCAAGTATTACCAGGCGACCGACAGTGCAGGACTCAACAGTGCACTGTCGTCGGCGCTGGGCGACATCACCTCCAAGGCCGGCTCCGGTGGGGGTGGCGTCACCAGCGGGACCATTCTGGCCAGCGGTTCGAGTTACTTTCAGACCAGTTACGATCCCAAGGATTGGCGCGGTACGATCAAGTCCTATGGATTTACCTCCGCTGGCGCGGTCAACACCACCTCGGTGTTATGGACCACCGATACCGCCATCGTGCCCGGTGCCACCGCGCCGACCTATCAATCCTGGAACACCCTGACCAACGCGGCCGTGACGCTGGCTTACGCCAGTTTTTCCCCTGCCCAGCAAACATCCCTCAGCCAGAGTTTGCCCATCGGCATCACCGGCAGCGATCTGGTGGAGTGGAGCAAGGGCACCAACAAGGTTGGCCTGAAAGTGCGCAGTGTGCTGCTTGGCGACATCATCAATTCGCCGTTGGCCCTGGCATCGCCCACGGATAAAACCGCGTCCGATCTGTCAGGCGACACCACTTACAGCACCTATCTGGCAACCAAAGCGGCAACCATGAACGCCAGCCTCGTGGTGAACGCCAACGACGGGTTTGTAAATGTCATCAACGCGGCAAATGGAACGCGGCGTTACGCTTTCATGCCGTCCAGCGTTTTGCCGTCACTGCGCTACATCGCCGACCCCACTTACATAAACGGGGTGAGTCACAAGTTTCTGGTGGACGGCCAGGTGGGCGTGTTCGATGCCCAACTCAACAGCGCCTGGAAAACCCTTGCGTTGGGCGGGACAGGGGCGGGGGGGCGAACCTTCTATGCGCTGCAACTGTTCGATGCATCGGCCGGTAACGTAACCAAGGCGTTGTGGGAGATCAGCGCACCGGCCACAGCAAACTCGGCGAACGTTTTCAATGATCTGGGTTATGCCTATGCACGACCGGAAGTGGCACGCTTGGCCGACGGTCGATGGGCCGCATTCATCTCCAACGGTTATGGCAGCAACTCCGGGGTGGCAGCGTTGTACGTGGTCGACATTCGCGACGGCACGCTGATCAAGAAAATAGTGGTCGACGGCGCCGAGACTACCAACGGCCTGTCGTCGGTAAAACTTCGAGTCAACTCGCAAAATGTGGTGCAGGCCGCTTATGGCGGCGATTTGAAGGGGAGGCTGTGGAAGTTTGATTTGAGCGCCACCGCCCCGGAGTCGTGGGATCTGGCGTTTTCCCGCAAACCGCTGTTTACCACCGCAGGTGGCATCACCCAGCCGATTACCGCGCAACCATTGCTGGCGGACAATTCGTTGGGAGGGAAGGAAGTATTTTTCGGTACCGGTAAATTCAATGAGACGGCCGACAAGACCAACAAAGACCTCCAGGCGTTCTATGCCGTGTGGGATGCGGAAGGTGGCTCCGGGCAAATCACAACGTCCAGTTTGCAGGCCCAGGCGGTGACCGGTGTGTTCTCCGGTAGCAGTGGGCAATTCATCACCACCAGCCAGAACGACGTGACCTATCCGGCGAAAAAAGGCTGGTACCTGCCGCTGGTGTACAACAACGTGCTAACTGGTGAGCAGGTGATCAATCAGGCCAGTCTGGTGGCCGGCCGGATCGTGTTCACCACGGCCAGCGTGGACACCACCGACCCTTGCGCCAGTTTCGGTACCGGCAAACTGGTCGAACTCGATGCATTCAGCGGTAAGATGCTCAACTACGCGGTGCTCGACACCAATGGCGACGGTCTGGTCGACATCAAGGATTCGATTTCCAGCGGGGTGATTTTCACCGGTGGTATTCCGACGCTGAACGCGATCGTCAACAATGCGTCCCGCAAGATTGTGAACGACTCCAGCGGTGGCATCAGCTCCCTGGTGGAAAAGCCCGGCAGCGGCGGCAGCCGTCGCATCATGTGGCGACAAATACAGTAA
- a CDS encoding sigma-54-dependent transcriptional regulator encodes MSPRQKVLIVDDEPDIRELLEITLGRMKLDTFSARNLGEAQALLSRETFDLCLTDMRLPDGTGLELVQHIQQRHPNVPVAMITAYGSLETAINALKAGAFDFLTKPVDLTRLRELVSSALRLPAPGGTGIAIDRRLLGDSPPMRALRKHIDKLARSQAPVYISGESGSGKELVARLIHEQGPRASQPFVPVNCGAIPSELMESEFFGHRKGSFSGAIEDKPGLFQAAHGGTLFLDEVADLPLAMQVKLLRAIQEKAVRGVGEQQETVVDVRILCATHKDLDAEVAAERFRQDLYYRLNVIELRVPPLRERRDDIESLASHVLKRLAISTGQPAAKLHPQALDALKSYRFPGNVRELENMLERAHTLCENKQIEASDLRLAEGNCNPEGGVPDLTQIDNLEDYLENVERNLILQALEETRWNRTAAAQRLNLSFRSMRYRLKKFGLD; translated from the coding sequence ATGAGCCCACGGCAAAAAGTCCTGATCGTCGACGACGAACCGGATATCCGCGAACTCCTGGAAATCACCCTGGGACGGATGAAACTCGACACCTTCAGTGCCCGCAACCTCGGCGAAGCCCAGGCCCTGCTGTCGCGAGAGACGTTCGATTTGTGCCTGACCGACATGCGCTTGCCGGACGGCACCGGCCTTGAGCTGGTGCAACACATCCAGCAACGCCACCCAAACGTACCGGTGGCAATGATCACCGCTTACGGCAGCCTGGAAACGGCGATCAACGCCCTCAAGGCCGGCGCGTTCGACTTCCTGACCAAACCGGTGGACCTCACTCGCCTGCGGGAACTGGTCAGCAGCGCACTTCGGTTGCCTGCGCCGGGCGGCACAGGCATCGCCATCGATCGCCGGCTGCTGGGCGATTCACCGCCGATGCGCGCCTTGCGCAAACACATCGACAAACTGGCCCGCAGCCAGGCGCCGGTGTACATCAGCGGCGAATCCGGCAGCGGCAAGGAATTGGTTGCGCGACTGATCCATGAGCAAGGACCGCGCGCCAGCCAACCGTTTGTCCCGGTCAATTGCGGGGCGATTCCGTCGGAATTGATGGAGAGCGAATTTTTCGGGCATCGCAAAGGCAGCTTCAGCGGTGCCATCGAAGACAAACCCGGACTGTTCCAGGCTGCCCATGGCGGCACCCTGTTCCTAGACGAAGTGGCAGATTTGCCGCTGGCGATGCAGGTCAAACTGCTACGGGCAATACAGGAAAAAGCCGTTCGCGGTGTCGGCGAGCAACAGGAAACCGTGGTCGACGTGCGTATCCTTTGCGCCACCCACAAAGACCTCGACGCCGAAGTCGCCGCCGAACGCTTTCGCCAGGATTTGTACTACCGGTTGAACGTGATTGAACTACGGGTGCCGCCCTTGCGCGAACGCCGTGACGACATCGAATCCCTCGCCAGCCATGTGCTCAAACGCTTGGCCATCAGCACTGGCCAACCCGCCGCAAAACTCCACCCCCAAGCCCTCGACGCGCTGAAAAGCTACCGCTTCCCCGGCAACGTGCGGGAACTGGAGAACATGCTCGAACGGGCGCACACGTTGTGCGAAAACAAACAGATTGAAGCCAGCGACCTGCGACTGGCCGAAGGCAACTGCAACCCGGAAGGTGGTGTGCCGGACCTGACACAGATCGACAACCTGGAAGACTACCTGGAAAACGTCGAACGCAACCTTATCCTCCAGGCCCTGGAAGAAACCCGCTGGAACCGCACTGCGGCGGCTCAGCGGTTGAATTTATCGTTTCGGTCGATGCGCTACAGGCTGAAGAAATTCGGGTTGGATTGA
- the pilV gene encoding type IV pilus modification protein PilV has product MRGWSKRAQEGMTLIEVLVALLILSVGLLGAAAIQLNALKYTDSARMTSQASFIAYDMMDRIRANSGADYTVTPPTSGNLSVARDQDLYDFTTNIVNFGGATATGSVTLNQRVYTITITWDDSRAANIANSRRSFVLTSRATVDPVSTP; this is encoded by the coding sequence ATGAGGGGATGGAGCAAGCGTGCACAGGAGGGCATGACGCTGATCGAAGTCTTGGTTGCGTTGTTGATTCTGAGCGTGGGGCTGCTGGGGGCGGCAGCGATTCAGCTTAATGCGCTGAAGTACACTGACAGCGCCCGGATGACCAGCCAGGCGAGTTTTATCGCCTACGACATGATGGACCGCATTCGCGCCAACTCCGGTGCCGACTACACCGTCACGCCACCGACCTCCGGCAACCTGAGCGTCGCCCGGGATCAGGACCTCTACGACTTCACCACCAACATTGTCAATTTCGGCGGCGCCACTGCCACCGGAAGCGTTACGCTCAATCAGCGGGTGTACACCATCACCATCACCTGGGATGACTCGCGGGCTGCGAACATCGCCAATTCGCGACGCAGTTTCGTCCTGACCAGTCGCGCCACCGTCGATCCGGTGTCGACGCCATGA
- a CDS encoding GspH/FimT family pseudopilin, translating into MDHRTKGFTLIELLIALAVFLVLITLAVPAFTRSVQITKADTEIGDLQRGLNFARLEAIDRGVTTRLRPTAGGSVWTGELTVFDGTGNPANVLRVVPAMSSGATLALTSGVTAIDFNNLGGLSAPSTAVVISYVRGAQSRTLNVCLNGRILLGGSCG; encoded by the coding sequence ATGGATCATCGTACAAAAGGTTTCACGCTGATCGAGTTGCTGATCGCGCTCGCGGTGTTTCTGGTCCTGATCACTCTGGCCGTACCGGCGTTTACTCGTTCGGTGCAAATCACCAAGGCCGACACCGAAATCGGCGATCTGCAACGGGGTCTGAATTTCGCCCGACTTGAGGCCATCGACCGTGGTGTCACCACCCGGCTGCGCCCGACGGCCGGCGGCAGCGTCTGGACCGGAGAATTAACGGTCTTTGACGGTACTGGCAATCCGGCCAATGTATTGCGGGTTGTTCCAGCGATGAGCAGCGGCGCGACTCTGGCGCTAACCTCAGGAGTGACCGCCATCGATTTCAACAACCTTGGCGGGTTGTCGGCACCGTCCACGGCGGTGGTGATCAGCTACGTACGGGGGGCACAAAGCAGAACGCTGAATGTGTGTTTGAACGGACGAATTCTATTGGGTGGAAGTTGCGGATGA
- a CDS encoding pilus assembly PilX family protein encodes MNISPGSPHAQRGMALLVSLVFLLLLTLIGLSSMQNATLQEKMAASVTLRNQSFQGAESALRVGESAVQLDTFSLPVCSGTTQCAPPAESSTITGASFNSTSGVTWIASGSGFYGVQNIGTTLTAVNVPSNTSTTLYRVTAVGIAGNSRSVVESIYAKY; translated from the coding sequence ATGAATATTTCTCCCGGGAGCCCTCACGCCCAGCGGGGCATGGCGCTGCTGGTCAGCCTGGTATTTCTTCTGTTGCTGACACTGATCGGTCTTTCATCGATGCAAAACGCCACCCTGCAGGAAAAAATGGCCGCCAGCGTGACCTTGCGCAATCAGTCGTTCCAGGGCGCCGAGTCGGCGTTGCGCGTAGGTGAAAGCGCGGTGCAACTGGATACCTTTTCGTTGCCGGTCTGTAGCGGCACCACCCAATGCGCGCCACCGGCCGAGTCGTCGACAATCACCGGCGCCAGCTTCAATTCCACCTCGGGGGTCACCTGGATCGCCTCCGGTAGCGGTTTTTACGGGGTGCAGAACATCGGCACCACCTTGACTGCCGTGAATGTGCCGAGCAACACCTCGACAACGCTGTACCGGGTGACCGCAGTCGGCATCGCGGGCAACTCGCGCAGTGTGGTGGAGAGTATCTATGCGAAATATTGA
- a CDS encoding PilW family protein — translation MNQTNRGFGLIELLIALALSLVVVLGVAQIFIAAKNTYVSQNAAAAMQEDARFVLSKMIQEIRMVGMFGCLGAVTDSSSAGDFNASLTTPISWDNANLKLTLVTADVGGGGGVPTWTVVSDCRNNATAYTGTRVPASGELAFPIRRLIYSFSNNQLLMGVGTGTPAQAVLVNNVSAFNVSFGLASSATDVAASSYSSNPSDSARIRSVRLTLTLTDPNNRVGNQTFNVVAALRNRLP, via the coding sequence ATGAACCAGACCAACAGAGGTTTCGGCCTGATCGAGTTACTGATCGCCCTGGCGTTGAGTTTGGTCGTGGTCCTGGGCGTGGCGCAGATTTTCATCGCGGCCAAGAACACCTATGTCAGCCAGAACGCCGCTGCCGCCATGCAGGAAGATGCGCGGTTCGTGCTGAGTAAGATGATTCAGGAAATCCGCATGGTCGGCATGTTCGGATGTCTGGGGGCGGTCACCGATTCAAGCTCGGCGGGTGACTTCAATGCCAGCCTGACAACGCCCATCAGTTGGGACAACGCCAACCTCAAACTGACTCTGGTGACTGCGGATGTCGGCGGCGGTGGCGGGGTACCGACCTGGACGGTGGTTTCCGATTGTCGGAACAATGCAACGGCCTACACGGGCACCCGAGTTCCGGCGTCGGGCGAGCTGGCGTTTCCGATCCGGCGCTTGATCTACAGCTTCAGCAACAATCAACTGCTGATGGGTGTCGGCACCGGCACGCCGGCTCAGGCGGTGCTGGTGAACAACGTCAGTGCCTTCAACGTGAGCTTCGGCCTCGCCAGTTCCGCCACGGATGTCGCCGCCTCCAGTTACAGCAGCAACCCCTCTGATTCGGCGCGCATCCGTAGTGTTCGCCTGACGTTGACCCTCACCGACCCGAACAATCGGGTAGGCAATCAAACCTTCAACGTGGTTGCCGCGCTGCGCAACCGCTTGCCATGA
- a CDS encoding sensor histidine kinase: MIAETSSPGSKQAQRLLRLYHLYRLSIGITLVLLISSNMDNQLLTFSNDDLLRSGSWFYLVLNILLVVFLGNTRRPAQLFSLALSDVLLLCGLFYAAGGVASAIGNLLIVSVAISNTLLRGRIGLLIAAVGALGIVGLSFLLSFSHPATPNDYLQVGTLGALCFAAALLVQGLSRRLEVSETLAEQRASEVVGLEALNALILQRMRTGILVLDDKRRVQLANHSALNLLGRENLAGQLIDDYLPSLVERLQLWLNNPTLRPQSLKVASSGLELQPSFIALDQSPHHQTLVFLEDLAQIAQQAQQLKLAALGRLTAGIAHEIRNPLGAVSHAAQLLQESEELNRADRRLTQIIQDHSQRMNRVIENVLQLSRRQQTVALRLDLKPWLEQFVNETREGATEHQQIHLRIGSGDFKTLMDPDQLTQILDNLLRNAWRHSALNHDLAQVWLELFVDPDSQLPILEILDDGPGVAPEHHVHLFEPFFTTSPQGTGLGLYLSRELCESNQARLDFKPRQGGGCFRITFAHGRKQS; the protein is encoded by the coding sequence GTGATCGCTGAGACCTCCAGTCCCGGCAGCAAACAGGCCCAGCGACTGCTGCGCCTCTATCACCTTTACCGTTTGAGCATCGGCATCACCCTGGTGCTGTTGATCTCCAGCAACATGGACAACCAGCTGCTGACGTTCAGCAATGACGACCTGCTGCGCAGTGGCAGCTGGTTTTACCTGGTGCTGAATATCCTGCTGGTGGTATTCCTCGGGAACACCCGGCGCCCGGCGCAACTGTTCAGCCTGGCGCTGTCCGACGTCCTGCTGCTGTGCGGTCTGTTCTACGCCGCCGGCGGTGTGGCCAGCGCCATCGGCAACTTGCTTATCGTATCGGTAGCCATCAGTAACACCTTGTTGCGCGGGCGCATCGGCCTGCTGATTGCCGCCGTTGGCGCGCTTGGCATCGTCGGGCTGAGCTTCCTCCTGAGTTTCAGCCATCCCGCCACCCCCAACGATTACCTGCAAGTCGGCACGCTCGGCGCCTTGTGTTTTGCTGCGGCATTGCTGGTGCAAGGGCTGAGCCGACGCCTGGAGGTCAGCGAAACCCTCGCCGAACAACGGGCCAGCGAAGTCGTCGGCCTCGAAGCCCTCAACGCACTGATCCTGCAACGCATGCGTACCGGCATCCTGGTACTCGACGACAAGCGGCGGGTTCAACTGGCCAACCACAGCGCCTTGAACCTGTTAGGCAGGGAAAATCTTGCAGGCCAGCTGATCGACGACTACTTACCCAGCCTGGTCGAACGCCTGCAACTGTGGCTCAACAATCCGACGCTGCGCCCCCAGAGCCTGAAAGTCGCCAGTAGTGGTCTGGAGCTGCAACCGAGCTTCATTGCCCTGGACCAAAGCCCTCACCACCAGACCCTGGTTTTTCTCGAAGACCTCGCGCAAATCGCTCAACAAGCCCAGCAATTGAAGCTCGCCGCCCTCGGTCGCCTGACCGCCGGTATCGCCCATGAAATCCGCAATCCACTGGGCGCCGTTAGTCATGCCGCGCAGCTATTGCAGGAATCAGAGGAACTGAACCGCGCGGATCGACGTCTGACACAGATTATTCAAGACCACTCTCAGCGAATGAATCGGGTAATCGAAAACGTCCTGCAACTGTCCCGCCGCCAGCAAACCGTAGCGCTACGGCTTGATCTGAAGCCGTGGCTGGAGCAGTTCGTCAACGAAACCCGCGAGGGGGCGACCGAGCATCAGCAGATTCATCTGCGCATCGGCTCAGGGGACTTCAAAACCCTGATGGACCCAGACCAGCTGACCCAGATTCTCGACAATCTGTTGCGCAATGCCTGGCGCCATAGCGCCTTGAATCACGACCTGGCGCAGGTCTGGCTCGAGTTGTTCGTCGACCCGGACAGCCAGCTACCGATCCTCGAGATCCTCGACGATGGCCCCGGCGTGGCACCGGAGCATCATGTGCACTTGTTCGAACCGTTCTTCACCACCAGCCCCCAAGGCACCGGCCTGGGGCTTTATCTGTCCCGTGAGCTGTGCGAAAGCAACCAGGCCCGCCTAGACTTCAAACCACGCCAAGGCGGCGGTTGCTTTCGCATCACTTTTGCTCACGGACGGAAACAAAGTTGA